The following coding sequences lie in one Arachis hypogaea cultivar Tifrunner chromosome 9, arahy.Tifrunner.gnm2.J5K5, whole genome shotgun sequence genomic window:
- the LOC112710047 gene encoding F-box/LRR-repeat protein At1g55660 produces the protein MDKISDLPKMILHDILSRLPYKDAARTSVLSKAWHETWSSFPILVFDGFDQGVFLRFEDTNDPLKIQDHRRKVNNFLNSVDRTLVRFHHHGFAIKEFSLSMMFFHPQFMPHRVDRWMKIVGESSSIKVLKLELKVVEHRFGFKFDHTVDNYYCLPSDVVKAKSLTELKLSGKIRVDKLFANHRIRFPLLRILSLIDVYLGHEQAMEDLISGCPMIEDLKLENCVGLENVKVHDLPKLKSAKLSGFHEIDVDVLSLEFLQITNHDTEFPCDINIDKCRNLKVLLLEAVSSVFVSNQWLLELFDKFPFLERLELCCCITSESLMISSSRLKVLSFQACFELKEAKIDAPNLESCRYFGTHRHMPAAISFVNCSNQVEFDAVFAIEYRLDLEWIRAFFQHIEPRNVTLSLKIMKDTSIVLNEDVLQNVQVPLLRIKQLNLWAGEETQDLCVLLINGLFWSFRPAIISLNLKFCSRIFVKLLLEKLRCNNEEERRCSSSHQMKCWWHDLKDVKVRNSPKKYENLSDCEELLDSLPINFFSPNLQLIFELEWD, from the exons ATGGACAAAATTTCTGATCTGCCAAAGATGATCCTCCATGACATTCTTTCAAGATTGCCTTACAAAGATGCTGCAAGGACCAGTGTTTTGTCCAAGGCTTGGCATGAAACATGGTCCTCATTCCCCATCTTGGTCTTCGACGGCTTTGACCAAGGCGTGTTCTTGCGCTTTGAGGATACAAATGATCCCCTGAAGATACAAGATCACAGAAGGAAAGTCAACAACTTCCTCAACTCTGTGGACAGAACACTTGTTAGGTTCCACCACCACGGCTTCGCCATCAAAGAATTCAGCCTTAGTATGATGTTCTTCCATCCTCAGTTCATGCCACATCGCGTCGACCggtggatgaagatagtaggtgaAAGTAGTAGTATTAAGGTCCTAAAGCTTGAACTTAAAGTTGTTGAGCATCGCTTTGGATTTAAGTTTGACCACACGGTTGATAACTATTACTGCTTGCCATCAGATGTAGTGAAAGCAAAGTCATTAACTGAATTAAAGTTGTCGGGGAAGATTAGAGTGGATAAATTGTTTGCAAATCACAGAATTAGGTTCCCTTTGTTGCGGATATTGTCCTTAATTGATGTTTATTTGGGACATGAACAAGCCATGGAAGATCTCATTTCTGGTTGTCCTATGATTGAAGACTTAAAATTGGAGAACTGTGTTGGATTGGAAAATGTAAAGGTACATGATTTGCCTAAGCTAAAGTCTGCTAAGCTTTCTGGATTTCATGAAATTGATGTTGATGTGCTGAGTCTAGAGTTTCTTCAAATTACTAACCATGACACAGAGTTCCCTTGTGATATCAATATAGACAAGTGCAGAAATTTGAAGGTGCTTCTTTTAGAGGCTGTGAGTTCTGTTTTTGTCTCTAACCAATGGTTGCTTGAACTTTTTGACAAGTTTCCTTTCCTTGAGAGGTTGGAATTATGTTGTTGTATTACATCTGAGAGCCTAATGATCTCCAGTTCTAGGCTCAAGGTTTTGTCCTTCCAGGCTTGCTTTGAGTTGAAGGAAGCTAAGATCGATGCACCGAATTTAGAGTCATGTAGATATTTTGGAACTCACAGACACATGCCAGCAGCCATATCTTTTGTGAACTGTTCAAATCAGGTGGAATTTGATGCTGTCTTCGCAATCGAATATCGTCTGGATTTGGAATGGATTAGGGCATTTTTCCAGCACATAGAACCAAGAAATGTTACCTTGtctcttaaaatcatgaaagatACATCT ATTGTGTTGAATGAAGATGTGCTACAAAATGTTCAAGTCCCTTTGCTAAGGATCAAACAGTTGAACTTATGGGCAGGTGAAGAAACTCAAGATTTGTGTGTGCTTCTTATCAATGGTTTGTTTTGGAGCTTCCGTCCTGCTATTATTTCTTTGAACCTGAAATTCTGCAGCAGAATATTCGTTAAG CTACTATTGGAGAAGCTAAGGTGCAACAACGAGGAAGAGAGACGCTGCAGTTCAAGTCATCAAATGAAATGTTGGTGGCATGATTTGAAAGATGTCAAAGTCAGAAACTCTCCTAAGAAATATGAGAACCTCAGTGATTGTGAAGAACTCTTGGATTCATtgccaataaattttttttccccGAATCTGCAGCTTATCTTTGAGTTAGAGTGGGACTGA
- the LOC112710048 gene encoding large ribosomal subunit protein eL27, which yields MVKFLKPNKAVIVLQGRYAGRKAVIIRAFDDGTRDRPYGHCLVAGIKKYPSKVVKRDSAKKTAKKSRVKAFVKMVNYQHVMPTRYTLDVDLKDAVTVESLQSKDKKVAALKETKKRLEERFKTGKNRWFFTKLRF from the coding sequence ATGGTGAAGTTCTTGAAACCAAACAAAGCGGTTATCGTGCTGCAAGGCCGATACGCGGGTCGCAAAGCCGTCATCATACGCGCCTTCGACGATGGCACCCGCGACCGCCCCTACGGCCACTGCCTCGTCGCCGGGATCAAGAAGTACCCTTCCAAGGTTGTGAAGAGGGACTCCGCCAAGAAGACGGCGAAGAAGTCGCGCGTCAAGGCGTTCGTTAAGATGGTTAACTACCAGCACGTGATGCCCACGCGCTACACGCTTGACGTGGATTTGAAGGATGCCGTTACGGTCGAGTCGCTTCAGTCGAAGGACAAGAAGGTTGCGGCGCTTAAAGAGACCAAGAAGAGGCTCGAGGAGAGGTTCAAGACCGGCAAGAATCGTTGGTTCTTCACCAAGCTCAGATTCTAA
- the LOC112710049 gene encoding F-box/LRR-repeat protein At3g58900-like, with the protein MDRISVMPKFILHDILGRLPDKDAARTSVLSKSWRETWFSFPILSACDKNFINLHELPLYPEGARLLSKLDTFIEYVSKRLRRLHNQGLAVKKLKLNTQYISNKMLVSRFHHVDEWIQMASESGIEVLELNLALSLDKLYNLPLCLTEAKSLTKLVLTGGIRLDPAFLNHSLKFFSVRTLLFHSILLGDERVMKHFISHCPLVEHLSLIHCLLYKPLSVGDPPGSRANYVKSLSLHGLQKLKRVEVQGIEDVYIDAPNLENLCYLAGIVHASFKLNLGSYKNLRWLSLLCVRVETWLLEQLPKIPFLENLILKHCSLCERINISGSQLKFLELTNCSNLKEINIDAPNLLSCEYSGKDEPVISFRGISNQLDVSAHIHLNHQDVDRLRQFIQNIVPQEVLTSLL; encoded by the exons ATGGACCGAATATCTGTCATGCCAAAATTTATACTTCATGACATCCTCGGAAGGTTGCCAGACAAAGATGCTGCAAGGACTAGTGTTTTGTCAAAGTCGTGGAGAGAAACATGGTTTTCATTTCCCATATTGTCTGCTTGCGACAAGAATTTTATTAATTTGCATGAATTACCATTATATCCAGAAGGTGCTCGTTTGCTTAGCAAATTAGATACATTCATTGAGTATGTGAGTAAAAGATTGAGGCGGCTCCATAACCAAGGATTAGCAGTCAAAAAACTTAAGCTCAATACGCAATATATATCTAATAAGATGCTTGTGTCACGGTTCCACCATGTTGATGAATGGATACAGATGGCAAGTGAAAGTGGTATCGAAGTACTAGAGCTTAACCTCGCTCTTAGCCTGGACAAATTATATAACCTTCCACTTTGTCTCACTGAAGCCAAGTCACTCACTAAGTTGGTGTTGACTGGGGGAATCAGACTTGACCCAGCATTCTTAAACCATTCACTCAAGTTTTTCTCAGTGAGAACATTGCTTTTTCATAGTATACTTCTTGGAGATGAAAGGGTTATGAAGCATTTCATTTCACATTGTCCTCTAGTTGAACATTTAAGTCTTATTCATTGTCTTCTATATAAACCTTTAAGTGTAGGAGATCCACCCGGTTCTAGGGCCAATTATGTGAAATCGTTAAGCTTGCATGGTCTACAAAAGCTGAAGCGAGTTGAAGTTCAAGGAATAGAAGACGTATATATTGATGCTCCAAATCTTGAGAATTTATGCTATCTTGCTGGTATTGTGCATGCATCTTTCAAGCTGAATTTAGGTAGTTACAAAAATTTGAGATGGTTGAGCTTATTGTGTGTGAGAGTAGAGACGTGGttacttgaacaattgcccaagaTTCCATTCCTtgagaatttgatattgaaacatTGTTCTTTGTGTGAGAGGATTAATATTTCAGGTTCTCAACTCAAGTTCTTGGAGTTAACAAATTGCTCTAACTTGAAAGAGATCAATATTGATGCTCCAAATTTATTATCATGTGAGTATAGTGGAAAAGACGAACCTGTTATATCTTTTCGTGGAATTTCTAATCAACTGGATGTCAGTGCTCATATCCACTTGAATCATCAGGATGTTGATAGATTGAGGCAATTTATCCAAAACATTGTACCCCAAGAGGTTTTGACGTCTCT ATTATAG
- the LOC112710050 gene encoding large ribosomal subunit protein eL27-like, with protein MVKFLKPNKAVIVLQGRYAGRKAVIIRAFDDGTRDRPYGHCLVAGIKKYPSKVVKRDSAKKTAKKSRVKAFVKMVNYQHVMPTRYTLDVDLKDAVTVESLQAKDKKVAALKETKKRLEERFKTGKNRWFFTKLRF; from the coding sequence ATGGTGAAATTCTTGAAACCAAACAAAGCGGTTATCGTGCTGCAAGGCCGATACGCGGGTCGCAAAGCCGTCATCATACGCGCCTTCGACGATGGCACCCGCGACCGCCCCTACGGCCACTGCCTCGTCGCCGGGATCAAGAAGTACCCTTCCAAGGTTGTGAAGAGGGACTCCGCCAAGAAGACGGCGAAGAAGTCGCGCGTCAAGGCGTTCGTTAAGATGGTTAACTACCAGCACGTGATGCCCACGCGCTACACGCTTGACGTGGATTTGAAGGACGCCGTCACAGTCGAGTCTCTTCAGGCGAAGGACAAGAAGGTTGCGGCGCTTAAAGAGACCAAGAAGAGGCTCGAGGAGAGGTTCAAGACTGGCAAAAATCGTTGGTTCTTCACCAAGCTCAGATTCTAA